The following are from one region of the Bremerella sp. JC817 genome:
- the treZ gene encoding malto-oligosyltrehalose trehalohydrolase: MPRTFGPTIQPDGNVRFTVHAPACESLTLRLEGTDPREIAMEDQGDRTFVAEAAVPAGTRYWFRMPDGNLRPDPATGFQPDGVHQASQLIDPAAYDWQDDAWKGLPKSEMVLYELHIGTFTEEGTYLSAIERLDELVALGINAIELMPVAQSAGRWNWGYDGTDFFAPRESFGTPDQLKQLIDAAHQRGIAMILDVVYNHFGAEGNYLHPFGGYVSPRHQTVWGDAPHLDGDDCEMMRDYIVENVQYWLEDFHFDGLRLDATHCILDESPRHIVAEVGALFASLQEKLGRELHLIAESNVYDPQLLTPLDQQGYGFDAIWCDDFLHAVAAEIRPDEHMSDRRYLPGEDIDTVLRRGYAFLGTFEKKRRRIPLSEDATSADWESLIFSIQNHDFIGNHPDGGRLHQVTSHEAHRASAALMLMLPAIPMLFMGEEFASESPFYFFTDFGDAHLREAVEQGRRREYPQHSWADTVSCLSNEAFERSRIGTIDQGNAETLAWYRNLIVLRKQWKAAGLMAGATLRAEWNGLAHAAVIQYRKDDATGFAVVRLGVPDEVSTPSKLTIDGRVLLSQNADSSSDEANQYQLNAFGVLIGEGELVSLTP, encoded by the coding sequence ATGCCTCGCACTTTTGGCCCCACGATCCAGCCCGACGGAAACGTTCGCTTTACGGTCCATGCTCCGGCGTGCGAAAGTCTGACCCTTCGGCTCGAGGGAACCGACCCGCGAGAGATCGCAATGGAAGATCAGGGGGACCGCACGTTCGTTGCCGAGGCCGCGGTGCCCGCCGGAACGCGGTATTGGTTTCGCATGCCCGATGGCAACTTGCGGCCAGATCCGGCGACGGGTTTTCAGCCAGACGGAGTTCATCAGGCATCGCAGTTGATCGATCCTGCCGCATACGACTGGCAAGACGACGCCTGGAAAGGACTGCCGAAGTCCGAGATGGTGTTGTACGAACTCCATATCGGAACCTTCACCGAAGAAGGGACTTACCTGTCGGCGATTGAGAGGCTGGACGAATTGGTTGCCTTGGGCATCAACGCAATCGAACTGATGCCGGTTGCTCAGTCTGCTGGTCGTTGGAACTGGGGCTACGATGGAACCGACTTCTTCGCGCCACGCGAATCGTTCGGAACGCCAGACCAGTTGAAGCAGTTGATCGATGCAGCCCACCAGCGCGGCATCGCGATGATTCTGGACGTTGTCTACAACCATTTCGGCGCGGAAGGGAATTATCTGCATCCGTTTGGCGGCTATGTTTCGCCGCGGCATCAAACGGTGTGGGGTGATGCACCGCACTTGGATGGCGACGACTGCGAAATGATGCGGGACTACATTGTTGAAAACGTGCAGTACTGGCTCGAAGACTTTCACTTCGACGGTCTTCGTCTTGACGCGACGCACTGCATTCTGGACGAATCGCCGCGACACATCGTGGCTGAGGTCGGAGCATTGTTTGCCAGCCTGCAAGAGAAGCTGGGACGCGAGTTGCATTTGATCGCGGAAAGCAATGTGTACGATCCACAGTTGCTGACCCCGCTCGATCAGCAAGGCTATGGTTTCGATGCGATCTGGTGTGACGACTTCTTGCATGCGGTCGCGGCAGAGATTCGTCCGGACGAGCACATGTCGGACCGCCGCTATTTGCCTGGGGAAGATATCGACACCGTCTTGCGGCGCGGGTACGCCTTCCTTGGAACGTTCGAGAAGAAACGTCGCCGAATCCCGCTATCGGAAGACGCGACGTCAGCCGATTGGGAGTCGCTAATCTTTTCGATCCAGAACCACGACTTCATTGGCAACCATCCCGATGGTGGCCGACTGCACCAGGTCACCTCGCACGAAGCCCACCGTGCGTCGGCGGCGCTTATGTTGATGTTGCCGGCGATTCCGATGTTGTTCATGGGGGAAGAGTTCGCGTCAGAGAGCCCGTTCTATTTCTTCACCGACTTCGGCGATGCTCATCTGCGAGAAGCGGTCGAGCAAGGACGGCGTCGCGAATACCCGCAGCATAGCTGGGCCGACACGGTTTCGTGCTTATCGAACGAAGCCTTCGAGCGTTCGCGGATTGGCACGATCGATCAAGGGAACGCCGAAACGTTGGCCTGGTATCGCAACCTGATTGTTTTACGAAAGCAATGGAAAGCGGCCGGGCTGATGGCCGGTGCCACGTTGAGGGCGGAGTGGAACGGCCTGGCACATGCAGCGGTGATCCAATATCGAAAAGACGACGCGACAGGCTTCGCCGTTGTACGTTTAGGAGTGCCTGACGAGGTTTCCACACCAAGCAAGTTGACGATCGATGGCAGGGTGCTGCTCAGCCAGAATGCCGATTCAAGCTCCGACGAAGCGAACCAGTATCAATTGAATGCGTTTGGTGTCTTGATCGGAGAAGGGGAACTGGTATCGCTGACTCCGTAA
- a CDS encoding sulfatase, giving the protein MHRISLAVLALFALIGSARAADLPNIVVFLSDDHTLTDSSLYGSTDLKTPNMERIAKQGLTFDRAFVASPSCAPSRAALLTGLMPSRNGAEPNHSRPRAEIKKLPAYFQDLGYEVVSFGKVGHYAQTPEYGFDLAKHFKYHEDIAIGEAIKWLKARESDKPLVLFVGTNWPHVPWPEAKDIDPKSIKIPLTHVHTPQTRAARARYYQAVKTMDRELGEVFDEAYAKLGENTLFLHTSDHGAQWPFGKWTLYDDGIRTPMIAVWPGHIAADKRTGAMVSWVDILPTLYAATGQTPPESIDGKSFLPVLEGEKTDHRDAIFTVHSGDGNNNVYPTRSVRTERWKYIRNLHPEFKFSSHVVREKRPVPYWDSWVKKAETVKEAARKVKRYTQRPAEELYDLEADPMEQNNLALDPEHAETLNQLRGKLDAWMKEQGDQEKIYGEPILLENE; this is encoded by the coding sequence ATGCATCGTATTTCGCTGGCTGTGCTGGCCTTGTTCGCGTTGATCGGATCGGCCCGTGCCGCGGATCTGCCCAACATCGTGGTCTTTCTTTCGGACGATCATACGCTGACCGATTCGTCGCTCTACGGTTCAACCGACCTGAAGACGCCCAATATGGAGCGAATCGCCAAGCAAGGCTTGACGTTCGATCGAGCCTTCGTCGCTTCGCCATCGTGTGCCCCCAGCCGCGCGGCTCTGCTGACTGGCCTCATGCCTTCTCGCAACGGTGCCGAACCGAATCACTCGCGTCCTCGGGCCGAGATCAAGAAGCTGCCAGCCTATTTCCAGGACCTGGGATATGAAGTCGTTTCATTCGGCAAAGTCGGGCATTACGCCCAGACGCCTGAGTACGGATTCGACCTGGCGAAGCATTTCAAATATCACGAAGACATCGCCATTGGCGAAGCGATCAAATGGCTGAAGGCTCGTGAGAGCGACAAGCCACTGGTGCTGTTCGTCGGTACGAACTGGCCGCATGTGCCATGGCCGGAAGCGAAGGATATCGATCCCAAGTCGATCAAGATTCCGCTGACGCATGTCCACACGCCTCAGACGCGTGCTGCCCGGGCCCGCTATTATCAGGCCGTGAAAACGATGGACCGCGAACTTGGAGAAGTCTTCGACGAAGCCTACGCCAAGCTGGGCGAGAACACCCTCTTTCTGCACACGAGCGATCACGGCGCCCAGTGGCCGTTTGGCAAGTGGACGCTATACGACGACGGCATTCGCACGCCGATGATCGCGGTCTGGCCAGGCCACATTGCCGCCGACAAGCGAACCGGCGCGATGGTCTCGTGGGTCGACATCTTGCCGACGCTGTACGCCGCCACCGGACAGACGCCTCCGGAATCGATCGATGGCAAGTCGTTCCTGCCAGTGCTCGAAGGGGAGAAGACCGATCATCGCGATGCGATCTTCACGGTCCATAGCGGCGATGGCAACAACAATGTCTATCCGACCCGCAGTGTCCGCACCGAACGCTGGAAGTACATTCGCAACTTGCATCCAGAGTTCAAGTTCAGCTCGCACGTCGTTCGCGAGAAACGCCCGGTCCCTTACTGGGATAGCTGGGTGAAGAAGGCGGAGACGGTCAAAGAGGCTGCCCGCAAAGTGAAACGTTACACGCAGCGTCCGGCCGAAGAGTTGTACGACCTCGAAGCCGATCCGATGGAGCAGAATAACCTGGCTCTCGATCCTGAGCATGCCGAAACCTTGAACCAGCTTCGCGGAAAGCTTGATGCCTGGATGAAAGAACAAGGCGATCAGGAAAAGATCTACGGCGAACCGATCTTGCTGGAAAACGAATAA
- a CDS encoding arylsulfatase: MPRFPAFRLLGLIPLLLLGTAVAQAATPPNIIVILSDDMGYSDIGCYGGEIKTPTLDTLADSGLRFTQFYNTARCCPTRASLLTGLYPHQAGIGHMVTGSYDPEAFPGYHMELNQQCQTIPEVLKTAGYANYMVGKWHVCRNIQPDGPKHNWPLQRGFDKFYGTITGAGSFYDPAALCRGNTLITPVNDSDYQPQQYYYTDAIGDNAVQFLKQHEESSAEQPFFMYVAFTAAHWPMHALPEDIAKYDGVYDKGYGKIRAQRFARLKELGLIDADWQMSEQAGNWKKIEHKEWQARNMEVYAAMIDRMDQNVAKIVDQLKASNDYDNSLIFFMQDNGGCAEGIGRGNDEKLPPNRKPMGPDELQLAVIPAFDRSGRPMRHGPDAMPGPEDTYIGYGRDWANVSNTPFREYKHWVHEGGISTPLIVHWPAGVAKDQLGKLNDTPSHLIDIMSTCVDVAGASYPKEVAGNAITPMPGISLQETFSGNDVQRPTPIFWEHEANGAVRDGKWKIVRYGKMGSGKTQPWELYDMEADRTEQHNLADQHPEIVKKMAGQWQSWAEASHVLPWPWGNLRKK, encoded by the coding sequence ATGCCTAGATTCCCTGCCTTTCGGCTCTTGGGGCTGATCCCGCTGCTTTTGCTTGGCACTGCCGTTGCTCAAGCCGCCACGCCGCCGAACATTATCGTCATCCTCTCCGATGACATGGGTTATTCTGACATTGGCTGCTATGGCGGCGAAATCAAAACGCCAACGCTCGACACTTTGGCCGACTCTGGTCTTCGTTTCACGCAGTTCTATAACACGGCTCGCTGCTGCCCGACCCGAGCTTCACTGCTGACGGGACTCTATCCGCATCAAGCGGGAATCGGCCACATGGTCACCGGCAGCTACGATCCCGAGGCGTTCCCTGGCTATCACATGGAACTGAACCAGCAGTGCCAGACGATTCCGGAAGTGCTGAAGACTGCTGGCTATGCCAACTACATGGTGGGCAAGTGGCACGTCTGCCGCAATATTCAGCCCGATGGTCCCAAGCACAACTGGCCGCTGCAACGTGGCTTCGACAAGTTCTATGGTACGATCACCGGCGCTGGCAGCTTTTATGATCCGGCCGCACTTTGCCGAGGCAACACACTGATCACGCCGGTGAACGACAGCGACTACCAGCCGCAGCAGTACTACTACACCGATGCGATCGGCGACAATGCGGTTCAGTTCTTGAAGCAGCACGAAGAGAGCTCGGCCGAACAGCCGTTCTTTATGTACGTCGCGTTCACTGCGGCCCACTGGCCAATGCATGCGTTGCCGGAAGACATCGCCAAGTATGACGGGGTCTACGACAAAGGCTATGGCAAGATTCGAGCCCAGCGATTTGCTCGCTTGAAAGAGCTTGGCCTGATCGACGCCGACTGGCAGATGTCGGAACAGGCTGGCAACTGGAAGAAGATCGAACACAAAGAGTGGCAAGCCCGCAACATGGAAGTCTACGCGGCAATGATCGATCGCATGGACCAGAACGTGGCCAAGATTGTCGATCAATTGAAGGCTTCGAACGATTACGACAACTCGCTGATCTTCTTCATGCAAGACAACGGCGGTTGTGCCGAAGGGATCGGCCGCGGCAACGACGAGAAGCTTCCACCAAATCGCAAACCGATGGGCCCCGATGAACTTCAGTTGGCCGTGATACCTGCGTTCGATCGGTCAGGTCGACCGATGCGTCATGGTCCTGATGCGATGCCAGGCCCCGAAGACACCTACATCGGTTACGGTCGCGACTGGGCGAATGTTTCCAACACGCCGTTTCGCGAGTACAAGCATTGGGTCCATGAGGGAGGCATCTCGACCCCTCTGATCGTGCACTGGCCAGCCGGTGTCGCGAAGGATCAGCTCGGCAAACTGAATGACACGCCAAGTCACTTAATCGATATTATGTCGACCTGTGTCGATGTCGCCGGGGCTTCATACCCCAAGGAAGTCGCCGGCAATGCCATCACGCCGATGCCGGGGATCAGCCTGCAAGAAACCTTCAGCGGCAACGACGTGCAGCGTCCGACACCGATTTTCTGGGAGCATGAAGCCAACGGTGCCGTTCGTGACGGCAAATGGAAGATCGTGCGATACGGCAAGATGGGCTCAGGCAAGACGCAGCCATGGGAGCTGTACGACATGGAAGCCGATCGCACCGAGCAACACAATCTCGCTGACCAACACCCTGAAATCGTAAAGAAGATGGCCGGCCAATGGCAAAGCTGGGCGGAAGCCTCTCATGTGTTGCCTTGGCCTTGGGGCAATCTCCGTAAAAAGTAA
- a CDS encoding tetratricopeptide repeat protein: MEQHDRIRMLVGAGRYEEARKQLMLRLVDDPEDLFAHLLLVDCLIELKDYSAAVEHAETAVGLAPEFAETHGCLAFACLMANRLADAEMSAKIGVAIDPESVSCWLALGTYYSRKSQWQQALNAADTVLALDPQHHEARNLRAFAMRGLGKLDASQEELRDTLRENPESEYSHCNFGWNCLHRGQIEEAEVHFREALRLDPNYEDAHRGALETLKAKSPIYRRLLAFLLWLGTKTTGMQWMIILGILGVMIAVDRTVEWLQLPRVAAVPIDAAVILFGAALAFSDAVTNFMLLFHPFGRLAMSRWERWQGAIGGPLILLAVGTMITSRIVEMKEMSLINSGVLTLALPTLLLFQAETKWARWAMVGALVLAVPLTIGRMILAFGPEDLPLLVLLFCLPSIFIYRWWILITYITCVALDSLGEEG, from the coding sequence ATGGAACAACACGATCGGATCCGCATGCTGGTTGGGGCAGGGCGGTATGAAGAGGCTCGCAAGCAACTGATGTTGCGGTTGGTCGACGATCCGGAAGACCTCTTCGCCCACTTGCTACTGGTCGACTGTCTGATCGAACTGAAAGACTATTCTGCAGCGGTCGAACATGCCGAAACGGCCGTCGGGTTGGCACCGGAGTTCGCCGAGACCCATGGCTGTCTGGCGTTTGCCTGTTTGATGGCCAACCGATTGGCCGATGCCGAGATGTCGGCAAAGATCGGCGTCGCCATCGATCCTGAGTCGGTCTCTTGCTGGCTTGCTCTGGGGACGTATTACTCACGCAAATCGCAGTGGCAACAAGCTCTGAATGCGGCCGATACTGTGTTGGCACTCGATCCTCAGCATCACGAAGCCCGAAACCTGAGGGCCTTCGCTATGCGTGGGCTGGGCAAGCTTGATGCCTCGCAGGAGGAACTCCGCGATACCTTACGAGAAAACCCGGAATCGGAATACTCGCACTGCAACTTCGGTTGGAACTGTTTGCATCGCGGGCAGATCGAGGAAGCGGAAGTTCATTTCCGCGAGGCGCTACGTCTCGATCCGAACTACGAAGATGCCCATCGAGGCGCATTGGAAACACTCAAGGCGAAGTCCCCCATCTATCGCCGGTTACTCGCGTTTCTGCTATGGCTCGGGACCAAGACCACCGGCATGCAGTGGATGATTATTCTCGGCATCCTCGGCGTGATGATCGCGGTCGATCGAACGGTCGAGTGGCTGCAGTTGCCGCGGGTGGCCGCCGTCCCGATCGATGCCGCTGTGATTCTTTTCGGGGCGGCGCTCGCGTTTTCGGATGCCGTGACCAATTTCATGTTGCTCTTTCATCCCTTCGGGCGTCTCGCGATGTCGCGGTGGGAGCGGTGGCAAGGGGCGATCGGTGGTCCGTTGATCTTGCTGGCGGTCGGCACGATGATCACCTCGCGGATTGTCGAAATGAAAGAGATGAGCCTGATCAACTCAGGCGTGCTAACACTTGCGCTGCCGACCCTGTTACTCTTCCAAGCCGAAACCAAGTGGGCTCGCTGGGCCATGGTCGGAGCGTTGGTTCTGGCAGTTCCGCTGACTATCGGTCGCATGATTCTTGCGTTCGGCCCTGAGGATCTTCCGCTGTTGGTGCTGCTATTCTGCCTCCCTTCGATCTTCATTTATCGTTGGTGGATCCTGATTACCTACATCACTTGTGTGGCCCTCGATAGCCTCGGAGAAGAAGGGTAG
- a CDS encoding tetratricopeptide repeat protein — protein sequence MALYPVSPDGSQANFYMDRGLFLLQAKRYADARQQFALALGEDPDNPLGHVRMGVTLCELKQVREAIPYAQEAIRLGADNPLVMQNAAWILQRDERFDEAEKTVREAIRMAPEYADAYSLLASILYRLLQKQEALEMANKAIELDPSDGYSHRLKGIILRDLGFKDEADKALKEAIRQDPENPWTHHFMGLAQADYGDLQAAEYHFRESLRIDPNIEDSRMSLHQAKIATTPIGKLHNWGRDSAEFVLVFFVLLLGVGGGIYASKVDKVIPMALAPITGQLILASVIRAIVDPLGVCWLSLTSQGRQLFSRWEIRSSWFLFGFLLLYLGIMITGMALASQPMVLVALLLAFAYLPISEVCRTYSPRIAKNCIIFTLVAIPFGIFCIVLTLTGDESNDYNSSAFAWAAYFALTAVPTIVAEVYEGK from the coding sequence ATGGCATTGTATCCCGTCTCTCCGGATGGCTCGCAGGCCAACTTCTACATGGACCGTGGCTTGTTTTTGCTGCAAGCGAAACGGTATGCCGATGCCCGGCAGCAGTTCGCTTTGGCTTTGGGAGAAGACCCGGATAACCCACTAGGCCATGTGCGAATGGGAGTCACGCTGTGCGAACTGAAGCAAGTTCGCGAGGCGATTCCCTACGCCCAAGAAGCGATCCGATTGGGGGCCGATAATCCGTTGGTGATGCAAAACGCCGCTTGGATTTTGCAGCGCGACGAACGGTTTGACGAAGCGGAGAAGACGGTTCGCGAAGCGATTCGGATGGCTCCGGAATATGCCGATGCCTACTCGTTGTTGGCTTCAATCTTATATCGACTGCTGCAAAAGCAGGAAGCCTTGGAGATGGCCAATAAAGCGATCGAGCTCGATCCGAGCGATGGTTACTCGCATCGGCTGAAGGGCATTATTCTGCGTGATCTTGGCTTCAAAGATGAAGCAGATAAAGCGTTGAAAGAAGCCATACGGCAAGATCCAGAGAATCCCTGGACGCATCACTTTATGGGGCTCGCCCAAGCCGACTACGGAGATTTGCAGGCAGCCGAGTATCACTTCCGTGAGTCGCTGCGCATCGATCCGAATATCGAAGACTCGCGAATGAGCCTACATCAGGCCAAAATCGCGACGACTCCGATCGGCAAGCTGCACAACTGGGGACGCGACTCAGCTGAGTTCGTGCTTGTCTTCTTCGTGCTGCTCCTGGGCGTGGGTGGTGGCATCTACGCGTCGAAAGTCGACAAAGTGATTCCAATGGCCCTGGCGCCGATCACTGGCCAATTGATTCTGGCCTCCGTGATCCGGGCAATCGTCGATCCACTTGGTGTGTGCTGGCTTTCGTTGACGAGCCAGGGAAGACAACTCTTCTCGCGTTGGGAGATTCGCAGCAGTTGGTTTCTGTTTGGGTTTCTGCTGCTTTATCTCGGCATTATGATCACGGGAATGGCCTTGGCGAGCCAGCCGATGGTGCTGGTCGCACTGCTGTTGGCGTTCGCTTACTTGCCGATCTCTGAGGTCTGCCGCACTTATAGTCCGAGGATCGCGAAGAACTGCATCATCTTCACGCTGGTCGCCATTCCGTTTGGCATTTTCTGCATCGTGCTGACGCTGACTGGTGATGAGTCAAACGACTACAACAGCTCAGCCTTCGCGTGGGCGGCCTACTTTGCCCTGACCGCGGTGCCAACCATCGTGGCAGAGGTCTATGAGGGCAAGTGA
- a CDS encoding arylsulfatase, whose protein sequence is MRICLSLSLLLTLFLATAAHADERPNIVLIMLDDLGFSDLGCYGGEIDTPNIDKLAAEGLRFTSFYNCARCCPTRAALLTGLYPHQVGLIRNGRSLTKNGVTIAEALQQAGYQTAMAGKWHLSQTNPIDGRQKQLDWLNHQSNFDREFAPPETYPINRGFQRHFGPIWGVVDYFDPFSLVDGTEIVKEVPDDFYMTDAIGDKAVEYIEEMSKQDAPFFMYVAHTAPHWPLHAKPEDIAKYQDKYAAGWHQLRDARYDRMVEAGLIDPQTFPKAALQGEGPDWNALSTEEKQHMAQLLAVHAAMVDSVDQSVGRVIQALKDAGRYDNTLILVMSDNGASPERYLNPGFDRPNETREGKPIQYEGIFNPGSEETWGYIGSYWASAVNTPFRYWKAQSFEGGAHTPMIAHWPSGLKAKPGSTTDQQGHVIDVMPTCLELAGASYPTTYDSHTITPVEGKSLAPIFQDQTREGHPQLYFEHEGGKAVIADGWKVVQPRQGGPWELYHLAEDRTETKNLASEQPERLANMKKQWQAWFDRVKPAN, encoded by the coding sequence ATGCGCATTTGCCTTTCTCTTTCGCTTCTGCTGACCTTGTTCCTGGCGACCGCAGCCCACGCGGACGAGCGACCGAACATCGTGCTGATCATGCTCGATGATCTTGGCTTCTCGGATCTTGGCTGCTACGGCGGCGAGATCGACACGCCGAACATCGACAAACTGGCCGCCGAAGGCTTGCGGTTCACTTCGTTTTACAACTGTGCTCGCTGTTGTCCGACGCGGGCCGCATTGTTGACGGGGCTCTATCCGCACCAGGTCGGTCTCATTCGTAATGGCCGATCGCTGACCAAGAATGGCGTGACGATTGCCGAAGCCCTGCAGCAGGCCGGCTATCAGACCGCCATGGCTGGCAAGTGGCATCTCAGCCAGACGAATCCCATCGATGGCCGACAGAAGCAGCTCGACTGGCTCAATCACCAATCGAACTTCGATCGCGAATTCGCTCCGCCGGAAACCTATCCGATCAATCGTGGTTTCCAGCGGCACTTCGGTCCGATCTGGGGTGTGGTCGATTACTTCGATCCGTTCTCGCTGGTCGACGGCACCGAGATCGTGAAAGAAGTCCCGGACGATTTCTACATGACCGATGCGATCGGCGACAAAGCGGTGGAATACATCGAAGAAATGTCGAAGCAGGATGCTCCTTTCTTCATGTACGTCGCCCACACCGCTCCTCACTGGCCGCTGCATGCCAAGCCAGAAGACATCGCCAAGTATCAAGACAAGTACGCTGCTGGCTGGCACCAACTTCGTGATGCCCGCTACGACCGCATGGTCGAAGCTGGCTTGATCGATCCACAAACGTTTCCTAAGGCTGCCCTGCAAGGCGAAGGCCCCGACTGGAATGCCCTGTCGACCGAAGAGAAGCAACACATGGCTCAGTTGCTGGCGGTCCATGCCGCGATGGTCGACAGCGTCGATCAAAGTGTCGGCCGAGTCATTCAGGCCTTGAAGGATGCCGGCCGCTACGACAATACCTTGATCCTGGTAATGTCGGACAACGGTGCTTCGCCGGAACGTTACCTGAACCCTGGCTTCGATCGACCGAACGAAACTCGCGAAGGCAAACCGATTCAGTACGAGGGGATCTTCAATCCTGGCAGCGAAGAGACCTGGGGCTATATCGGTTCGTATTGGGCCAGCGCCGTGAACACGCCGTTCCGCTATTGGAAGGCGCAGTCGTTTGAAGGAGGAGCCCATACGCCGATGATTGCTCATTGGCCGAGCGGTCTGAAAGCGAAGCCAGGTTCGACGACTGATCAACAAGGGCATGTCATCGATGTGATGCCGACCTGCCTGGAATTGGCTGGGGCTTCCTATCCGACGACCTACGATTCGCACACGATCACGCCGGTGGAAGGCAAGTCGCTCGCTCCGATCTTTCAAGATCAGACGCGCGAAGGTCACCCGCAACTTTACTTCGAGCATGAAGGTGGCAAGGCGGTGATCGCCGATGGCTGGAAAGTCGTTCAGCCACGCCAAGGTGGTCCGTGGGAACTATATCACCTGGCAGAGGACCGCACCGAAACGAAGAACCTCGCCTCCGAGCAGCCAGAGCGACTGGCCAACATGAAGAAGCAGTGGCAGGCCTGGTTCGATCGCGTGAAGCCTGCCAACTAA